One window from the genome of Euzebyales bacterium encodes:
- a CDS encoding SDR family NAD(P)-dependent oxidoreductase has product MAASDRRTALVTGGTAGIGLTTAHGLASRGHEVIVVGRNSDRGTRAARDISRAAAVPANFMSADLSTVSEVGRLADRILRRIPAGLDVVVHNVGGLYPERHLTTDGIEATLATNVVAPLVLTRALLPALSGASPSRAVFVNSDAHRFRQTDLDDLNADRFHRGFDSYCTSVRSCNSSSPARSAASSIRARSRSSPSTQARRGPARSRR; this is encoded by the coding sequence ATGGCCGCCAGCGACCGGAGGACGGCGCTCGTGACGGGCGGCACCGCCGGCATCGGGCTGACCACCGCCCACGGCCTCGCGTCGCGCGGACACGAGGTCATCGTCGTCGGCCGCAACTCCGACCGGGGCACACGGGCGGCGCGCGACATCTCCCGGGCAGCCGCCGTACCAGCGAACTTCATGTCCGCCGACCTATCGACCGTGTCGGAGGTCGGGCGCCTGGCCGACCGCATCCTTCGACGCATCCCCGCGGGTCTCGACGTGGTCGTGCACAACGTCGGAGGGCTCTACCCCGAGCGTCACCTCACGACCGACGGCATCGAGGCGACCCTCGCGACCAATGTGGTCGCCCCACTCGTCCTGACCCGGGCCTTGCTTCCCGCCCTGTCGGGAGCGTCGCCGAGCCGCGCCGTGTTCGTCAACTCCGACGCTCACCGGTTCAGGCAGACCGACCTCGACGACCTCAACGCCGACCGGTTCCATCGCGGCTTCGACAGCTATTGCACGAGCGTTCGCTCGTGCAACTCCTCGTCGCCGGCACGCTCAGCCGCGAGCTCGATCCGAGCCAGGTCACGATCGTCGCCGTCAACCCAGGCCCGGCGTGGACCGGCCAGGTCGCGGCGATGA